Genomic window (Streptosporangium brasiliense):
CTGCGCAAGGCCCGCGGCTTCCGCCGCCCGGTCATCGTCCACGTGCTCACCAAGAAGGGCTTCGGCTACTCCTTCGCCGAGAACCACGACGAGGACTGCTTCCACTCGCCGGGCGTCTTCGACCCGCTGACCGGTGAGGAGAAGCCCAAGCCGCACGGCTGGACCAACGTCTTCAGCCAGGAGATCGTACGGCTGGGCGCCGAACGGCAGGACATCGTGGCGATCACCGCCGCGATGCTCGGCCCGACCGGCCTGATCCCGTTCTCCGAGGCCTACCCCGACCGCCTCTACGACGTCGGCATCGCCGAGCAGCACGCCCTGACCAGCGCCGCCGGCCTGGCGCTCGGCGGGCTCCACCCGGTGGTGGCGGTCTACGCGACCTTCCTCAACCGGGCCTTCGACCAGCTCCTCATGGACGTCGCCCTGCACCGGCTGCCGGTCACGGTCGTGCTCGACCGGGCGGGCGTCACCGGCGACGACGGCGCCAGCCACAACGGCATGTGGGACCTGTCGATCCTCCAGGTCGTCCCGGGCCTGTCCGTCGCGGTCCCGCGTGACGAGCCACGCCTGCGCGAGCTGCTGGCCGAGGCGGTGGCCGTCGACGACGGCCCCACCGTCGTCCGCTACCCCAAGGGGCCGGTGGCCACCGAGATCGAGGCGGTCGGGCAGCTCGGCGGGATGGACGTGCTGCGCGCCGGCGACGCCGACGTGCTGATCGTCTCCGTCGGCCCGATGGCCGAGCTGTGCCTGGAGGCCGCCGCCCTGCTCGACGCGCAGGGGATCTCGGCCACCGTGGTGGACCCGCGCTGGGTCAAGCCGCTGGACGAGGCGCTGGTGCTGGCCGCCGGCGCGCACAAGCTGGTCGTGGTGGTCGAGGACAACGGCCGGGTGGGCGGCGTCGGTGACGCGGTCGCCCGCATGCTGCGCGACGCCGACGTGGACGTCCCGGTCCGCACCTACGGCATCCCGCAGCGCTTCCTCGACCACGCCAAGCGGGCGAAGATCCTCAACGAGATCGGCCTGAACTCGCAGGACATCGCCCGCGAGATCACCGAGGCGGTGGCGAAGCGGTCCGCGGTGCTGGAGAACCACCCGGCTCGCTGACCTCGCTGCCCTGACTGACCTGGCTGACCGCGACGGCCCTGGCCGCCCGGACCCGCCGACCGATCACCATGAGGCCGGCGGCCAGGATGGCGAGGCATCCGGCGATCGGCACCGTCAGGTGCTCGTTGTGCCGGACGAAGTCGCCCGCGAGGGAGCCGAGCACCAGATAGGTGCTCACCCAGACCGTGCCGCCGGCCAGCGCCCAGCGGATGAACCGGCGGTAGGGCATGCCGAGGGTCCCGGCGAGGATGGGGGTCAGCGAGTTGACCACGGGCAGGAAGTAGGCGGCGGCGAGGGCGGGGCCGCCGCCCTCGCCGGTGGCCAGCCGCTCGGCCCGGGCCCAGCGGTGCTCGCCGATCCAGCGCCCGGCCCTGCTGTGGCGCACGCGCGAGCCGTACCGGCGGCCGATCAGCCAGCCGCCGGTGGCACCCAGGTAGCATCCGGCCACCCCGGCGACCGCCGCCACCACGATTTCGGCGGGACCCGTCAGCGCCGTCCCCGCCACGACGATCGCCGCGTCCCCGGGGAGCACGGCCCCGATCAGTAGGGAACCGTCCAGCGCCAGCACCACCAGCAGCACCGCGCCGACCAGATATGGGTCTAACTGTCCCAGCATGTCCAAGAGCATGACCTGATGTTGCCGCGCCGGAGGGGCCCGGGGCATCGGGACTTTCCCCGAAAGAACCCCTAGTCCACCGTTCAGCCGTTGATCAGATGGGCATGACTTGATCTGTGGATGACAACGACTCCAGATGGTCAAGGGGGATCCCATGGAGGTTTTCCGCGTCAAGTCGATAGAACAGTCGATCCGCGACACCGAAGAGCCCGAGCATCGGCTGCGCAAGGACCTCTCCGCCATCGACCTGACCGTCTTCGGTATCGGCGTCATCGTGGGGACCGGCATCTTCGTCCTCACCGGCCGGGTGGCCAGGGACCTGGCCGGTCCCGCGGTCGCCCTGTCGTTCGTGGCCGCCGGGATCGTCTGCGCGCTGGCCGCGCTCTGCTACGCGGAGTTCGCCTCCACCGTGCCGGTGGCGGGCTCGGCCTACACCTTCTCCTTCGCCACGCTCGGTGAGTTCCCCGCCTGGATCATCGGCTGGGACCTGACCCTGGAGATGGCGCTGGGCGCCGCGGTCGTGGCGGTCGGCTGGTCGGGCTACCTGACCTCGCTGCTGTCGTCCCTGGGGATAACGCTGCCCAGTGCGATCGCCGGGGAGGGGGCGACCTTCAACCTGCCGGCGGCGCTGGTCGTGCTGGCGCTCACCGCGATCCTGGTCGCCGGGATCAAGCTCTCCTCCCGGTTCAACCTGGTCGTCGTCACGATCAAGATCGCGGTGGTGCTGCTCGTCATCGTGGCGGGGCTGTTCTTCATCAACGGGGCCAACTACACCCCGTTCATCCCGCCGGCCAAGCCCACCCCCGCGGTGGGGGGCCTGGCGGCGCCGCTGATCCAGGTGCTGTTCGGGATCACCCCCGTCGCCTTCGGCGTGCTGGGCATCTTCAGCGCCGCGGCGATCGTGTTCTTCGCCTACATCGGCTTCGACGTGGTGGCCACCGCGGCGGAGGAGACCCGCAACCCCCAGCGGGACCTGCCGATCGGCATCATCGCCTCGCTCGTCATCTGCACCGTGCTGTACGTCGCCGTCTCCCTGGTCGTCGTCGGCATGCAGCCCTACTCGCAGCTCAGCGAGGCCGCGCCGCTGGCGGACGCGTTCAAGGCGGTCGGCCAGACCTGGGCGGCGACGCTCATCAGCATCGGCGCCCTGGCCGGTCTGACCACCGTCGTGATGATCCTCATGCTGGGCCAGTCGCGGGTGCTGTTCGCGATGTCCCGCGACAACCTGCTGCCGCGCGGGCTGTCCAAGGTGCACCCGCGGTT
Coding sequences:
- the dxs gene encoding 1-deoxy-D-xylulose-5-phosphate synthase: MSERTGRPGSLLESVKGPRDLKLLGAEELPRLAAEIRDLLVSSTARIGGHLGPNLGVVELTIALHRVFDSPRDRILWDTGHQAYVHKMLTGRAGRFETLRQEGGLSGYPSQAESEHDIIENSHASTALSYADGLAKAYKLRREADRTVVAVIGDGALTGGMAWEALNNIAAHKDLPLIIVVNDNGRSYSPTIGGLASHLASLRATQRYEDVLEFVKDNLTKVPVVGPPVYDALHGVKKGIKDVLAPQVMFEDLGLKYIGLVDGHDEQAVETALRKARGFRRPVIVHVLTKKGFGYSFAENHDEDCFHSPGVFDPLTGEEKPKPHGWTNVFSQEIVRLGAERQDIVAITAAMLGPTGLIPFSEAYPDRLYDVGIAEQHALTSAAGLALGGLHPVVAVYATFLNRAFDQLLMDVALHRLPVTVVLDRAGVTGDDGASHNGMWDLSILQVVPGLSVAVPRDEPRLRELLAEAVAVDDGPTVVRYPKGPVATEIEAVGQLGGMDVLRAGDADVLIVSVGPMAELCLEAAALLDAQGISATVVDPRWVKPLDEALVLAAGAHKLVVVVEDNGRVGGVGDAVARMLRDADVDVPVRTYGIPQRFLDHAKRAKILNEIGLNSQDIAREITEAVAKRSAVLENHPAR
- a CDS encoding amino acid permease; this encodes MEVFRVKSIEQSIRDTEEPEHRLRKDLSAIDLTVFGIGVIVGTGIFVLTGRVARDLAGPAVALSFVAAGIVCALAALCYAEFASTVPVAGSAYTFSFATLGEFPAWIIGWDLTLEMALGAAVVAVGWSGYLTSLLSSLGITLPSAIAGEGATFNLPAALVVLALTAILVAGIKLSSRFNLVVVTIKIAVVLLVIVAGLFFINGANYTPFIPPAKPTPAVGGLAAPLIQVLFGITPVAFGVLGIFSAAAIVFFAYIGFDVVATAAEETRNPQRDLPIGIIASLVICTVLYVAVSLVVVGMQPYSQLSEAAPLADAFKAVGQTWAATLISIGALAGLTTVVMILMLGQSRVLFAMSRDNLLPRGLSKVHPRFGTPYRITILMGVIVAVLAGLVPLSTIAELVNIGTLFAFVIVSIAVVILRRTRPDLPRSFRTPLVPLVPILSVLACLYLMLNLPVETWLRFVVWMIIGVVVYVTYGYRHSRVARQPLTGR
- a CDS encoding DedA family protein, whose product is MLGQLDPYLVGAVLLVVLALDGSLLIGAVLPGDAAIVVAGTALTGPAEIVVAAVAGVAGCYLGATGGWLIGRRYGSRVRHSRAGRWIGEHRWARAERLATGEGGGPALAAAYFLPVVNSLTPILAGTLGMPYRRFIRWALAGGTVWVSTYLVLGSLAGDFVRHNEHLTVPIAGCLAILAAGLMVIGRRVRAARAVAVSQVSQGSEVSEPGGSPAPRTASPPPR